CTACCAAGCTTTGATTCGGATGCAAGAATGCAACACAACTTTGCATTTGTTCTGCCTGGTTCCTTGAGCATCTGTCTTCTCATAGTCCAAGGAGCGTGGTATGAATGTTGAGGTTATTGTACACTGCTCCTTAGTTGTCTTTTTAtttcctgcaaaaggttagtggacAACAAATACCCGAGGgactataaaaaaatgaaaagatttTATCATAGCCTCAAGATTAGTTGTTCACATCCATGCTAAAAAGGAATTGGATTAAAAACTTAATGAGCATAGATCCCATAAATTtgccataattttatttttgtcatttttttctttttactcgagagaaaaatgttttttatttttttcgagagacatttattttattcttaaaaacattttttttgttcaccAAACTTTTATCTAAGCAAAACTCATACATGGCTGAGATAAAGTTACATAACATAGCAGAGAAGCATTTGGCAATATACGTACCATGCACCTTGAGAGGTTATATGTTTCTCCTTTGCCTGTTTTGGCAATTGATTTGTTCCTGGCCCTTGACTTACCTCCAGTGTGACTCGTGCTTAAGAACTCACCCATCAAATTGAAAAGTTTTCCTACAGGGGTTAGTACACAAAGGGTATACATCCGAAGTCCATGAAAGTACTATCTCTACGGTTCATTCAAGCAAACTTGACACCACGTCAACTTTGATTAAAGCAAGCTATTTATCCTAAGCATCATGCTTAATTTAAAAAGCCTATGAATGTCGACGACCACCCAAACCATAGCATACGAAAATAGACCAAGGACGCATAACCATGCATGATCAAGCTAGACTCAACTAGAGATAAGTATGAATAAAAGTAATGGTGAATCTTTTGTTGTATACCTGAGTGTGCTTACCGCCGGCATGATGTATATGTTGAAATCTCTAGAGCGGTGGCACGGTCAAATGTGATTGTCGATCTTTCCTCCGTCTTGATGCGGGTTGTGGCAGAGGAAGGCACTTTGACTATGCTAACTCAGGCAAGTGGTTCGATTATGCACACATCTCGGGTGCAAGAACCTTATGCCTTGAAGGCATGTTCCGTCGGCATAATGCTGAAGAGACGTAGGATGCATCTCTTTTCGGGCAAGTATGCAAGTGCCAACTGGAGTAGAGCAGCAAACACCTAGAAAAGAAGAGGGCATTTCCTCTTGCTTGTATGCATGTAGGTGTTGCGGGAGCGACAAGTTGTCCACACCTAGGAGTGGATGAAGGCTAAGTCAAGGCGGCACATGAGCTCAAGAGAGGGGCTGGGTGTAGCCTGGCAGCATGGTTGCTACTAGCAAGGTGTATAGCCATATTTTAAAGACTCGCAGATATCTATCGAAACATTCCAATCATATTCCTTTGTTCTAAAAGATAACATAGGAAATCCTTTCCAAGCATTCCAATTCTTAAAAATATCCTTTAAAGTTCCTTCAATGCGAGCCCTTCGCGGAGCCAAATTTAGGCATGTTCAAGGAGCTTATGGTAGTCACAACTTCTTCTAGAATCTACATCTCTCCAAACAATGACAATATAAAAGTAAGAAATACGTGAGTGGTACCAAACGACTCTCCAACACGTGTCCTCGGCTCCACCATGCTACACCCCACGCTTGCTCGCCTTGTTGGTTTCaactctcccatctctctctattTACACGTTGATGGAGGGGGTGGCGGAAGGGATAAGGCTGGCTCGTGGAGCTGTATGGTGTTGGGTCGGTCATGCTATTACCAATCTGGCTAGTCATGGGAGCTAGATAATGTTgttgtatgtttttttcttcttaaccAGAGATTGGGTTTTCGTCACCCATTGCCATTTTTCATCCTCATGCGCACATTGGAAAAAACTAGACCAGACCGACGATCCAACcagaaaaaatggaaaaattgttATCCTCGGTTTGGTTTTTTCGTCACTCATCACCACTCGTCGTCCTTGGACCTTAGCTTCTTTACTCTGACACCAGCATCGCCTATGGCTTTATCTCCATCTTGCCGCCTTGCACATCATCGGCTTGATCACCTGATCAAGTGCCTAGCTACAACGATGATTTCCTCAACTGGTCGTGTTCAAGAACGAGCGTCATCTGTCACTAAGCTTCAGGGTGCCTACCCATGGATCACACCCATTGTTTTGTCACTAAGATGTGCCCTTTTTAGCATGGCCTCACCGCTTGTGGACTTCTTGTCACTGCTTTTACATGGAACGTTGCTCGCCGTAGCTGTTTTGTTCTACTCGGACTTTAGTGTCACCACTCTCTTCATCTTGATCGCCGTTCACACGACATCCTCGTTGTCTGCATCGGTCTACATCACCCACTTGAGGTCTTCTTCACCTACTTCAAGTATCGCTGCCACATCTTCTTCTAACGGACATTGTTGCTACTTTAGCACGGTGGTCCAGTTGCCCTTGAATTAGCCACTGACATTGCGGTTTGGCTTTCTCATCATTTTTATCCCTGACTTTGGCTACATCGACCACGACTGCTTTACACAACTCGCTCAACCACGGCTTCTTCGTGCCCTTAGATTTGGGTACCTCGACAACATCACAAGGATTATCGTTATCAAGCACTCTCATTAGTTTATTCTCCAATCACATGGATTTGGTGCCCCACCCAAAAAGGAGACCCAACTCCTAATAACCCTGCTAAGTGATAATTCAATATGGATTCTACGTCTCAGGCTAATTTAGGAGCGACTTTGTGATAATAAAAccaccaaacaaaaaacattACCGGTGAAAAATCAATACACTGGTAATTTACCCGCTATTCCGGATGCTCGCCAAACCTGAAAATCCCTGAGCATTagcataatactccctctatttctaaatgtttgacaccgttgactttttaacacgtGTTTGACcgtcgtcttatttaaaaaaatttgtaaaatatgtaaaactatatgtatacatgaaagtatatttaacaataaatcaaatgataggaaaagaattaataattacttaatttttttaataagatgaatggtcaaatatgtttaaaagaaatcaatagcgtcaaatatttagaaacggtgGGAGTATCTTACTATACCATTCAAGGCTAGTGTGGTTGGAGTATAGTCTGGATGTACGGGCGAAGCTAAATACCTGAGCACGAGCACGTACATAACTCATAAGTGGTTTCGCAGGTTCGTTATTTGGAGTGAgcgaagcattttttttttccgaccgaaatgaaaaaaataaaaacagctTGCATGTGCTCGGCATAAATCAAATATAAATTAAACAACACTCGAATTATTATTCATTTTGAATAGCGGTGTTGATTGATCATTGCAGTAGGGCAGGGCGTGGATAGCGACCTGTCCGGCACGCCGGCCACGCTACACCCACCACCTCCCATGTCGCGATTTTATTTGATTCAAATCACGGggattaatttaaaaaagcaCAAGGGGCAAAAGCACGCTTCTCCTCGCTAAACACGTGAACATGGACGGCCCAGATTTTCTGGCAGGTTTTAAACGATAAGATCGATCCCCAACTAGCACAGTAGTTTATCATTCCTGTCACTGCCTCGTGGGCCTCACCTGCCTTTCCTGCACGTGGCCCAACTCATCGATCGGGTCAACGGTCAAACCGGGCGGCTGGGTCACTTGCTGCTAGCGACGACGAGGCTAGAGTATTTATATAAGCAACCCAAATCGTTGTTATATCTAGTCTCTGCAGCCACATTTATTAGTCCAGTGGTTATAGTGGCCGGAGTAACACTCTAAAATCTTAAGTTCAAATGAATTTTAGATTGGATTATTTGGGAGCTAAATTCCGTACTTTATAGgctaagtttttaatttaaaattactgcatatatccagttggatgtagaggcacacttctcttaaaaaaactcTCTGCAGCCACATGTGCtaagctagcttaattagcactAATACCACTCTACTTACACATGCAAACATGTTTATATTAGTACACCGTACTATTtatatactcactccgttcctaaatatttgacgctgttgactttttaaaacatattggaccgttcgtcttattcaaaaatttaagaaattattaattatttttctatcatttcatttattgttaaatatactactagtactcaagtttttgaataatatttacaaaaattttaaataaaacaaacggtcaaacatgtttgaAATGGCCAACAGCGTCAAACGGGAGGGAGGGTATAGTAGCACAACTTGTGTGTTACGGCCCTCGTGGACGCACATGTACAAATATCTTCATCATGCACGGGCACGATAAAAAAGGTGCTTACTAGGAAcaatttacttattttttattcttccTTTTGCACACAATTTTTTCCCCCCAACTTGTCTATGTTATGTACTTTGTTGGAAGATATACAATCCATATGTATGGTATGAGTTAAATATGCGCCTAAATTTGCCCACGTCAGAATGTGGAATGGTGTAACTAATGACTTGCGATGGTGAAACAAATTAACAACCCCTATTAGATAATAGTACTAGTGTACTGCAATGAAAATGGACTTTTACCACTCTTACATCGATCTCTTTCAGAGCATTTATGCGCCGTAATTCCTTTCCATCTTAGAGCAAGGAATAAGGATAATAGCGCGTTATAAGTCTACTCTAATTTTACGTGAAGaagatatatagaaaaaaaaaaggttagctCTCATATAAGAGATAGTTCTAACACGTGCCCTaacacaaatacattaaatgtatcaTTGAGATAaagacaaaggagaagaaaaattaAAGTTATAACCTTATAACTAATCTATTATACGTGTtggttttaacttttaatatggactactttctccatttcaaattgatcatcatcttACGTAGATGTACCAAGACCAAAGGAAGCTTCTCTCGTCCTATATTTACTCCAGTAACAAACTTGGTGTATGCATCATTCCCACTATTCTTAGATGCATATATCAATATCCATTTACTCTAATGCACAAAAACGAATATACTTAATAAATGAATGCAAATATGATATCATTTAGAAATAACATCAATaaaattatatgatgatcaatttaaaacggatggagtaataggTAGTAGTAAGTTATATTATGAAACTTGCTCTTATGAAAATAGCATTGTTGTCACtcaattgatctttttttatgacAATAGTACAAAACTGCCCGCAAGTTAAGGAAGGGGAAAATAGCCTTAAGGCTTGAGTAACTCTTGATAATGATAGAATTCGTCTTAAACTTAACCATAGGACCGCATGAACCTTCTGGGAGAAGCACACgtgattttatatttttcttcaaaggaatACGATGTGATCCACAAAGTCCTAAAAAGATTTAGTAGTAGTATAAAACATTGTCAAAATTCGGATCGAGCGAAACATATGCTCCACCACTGCCTCCTAACATGTAATGTAAAATCTACAAagatacaataaaaaaaaaagtgatcgTAAAACACTTCCCACGAGAGGAAAGCAGGGAGAGAGAGCATGGTATGGAGGGGAggacgctgacatgtgggatcgAGCGAGAGCAGAGGCTGATTACCCGGAGGGAGGTTACACAAACAGGAGATAGGAGGGTGAGTCTATTCGACGGGTGGTTGCGGCGGCTAGGCGAGCGATCCCATAGGCCCAAGCCACCATGTGAGCGCACCGATGATCCGAAAATCGCTCTTTCaaattctattttttaatatatatttttagattatcattattttataaCTATTTTTACTATAAATTATACTAGATAAATTCATCCTAAAGATGTCAAaatcttttataatttttttaagataattataaagaaaaattatttaaaaaaccttctgtttttttaaataaaggtctatatataaatttacgATATACAAAATGCATGCAAACTTTCTATTTATAAACTTTATTATGTATAAATACTCGTTATTTCAGGGAGgctgaaaagaaaattagtatATACTGTACTTTATTATTTGCAGTATACAAATCGTGGAGGCTAATCACGGAATGATGcgcatatgcatgatttgtgTGGAAACATGCATACCACACGTTGATAGCGAAAAATAGGAATTGCGGGCGATTTAACATGGTATGGCTAAAAAAAGGAAGATGAGTGAAGCGGTGATGGTGCGGCTGGCGGACGCGCGAATGATCGCTAATTAGGAGTGTAGACATAGGAGGAGTGATAATACCGAAAATACCCCTGGACACTAAATATGATTTGATTTGAGTGATTAGCcatgggacccatgtgggttTTGttatctcctctcctcaccaCCAAAAATCCATTCCACCCCATACCCATCCCcacctttcctctcctcctcctcctattctcttcttctcttgtaGGAGTCCTCttccaaatcaaatcaaatctagaagaagaagaaatcgagaTCAAATCGATGAACCTTTGGACGGACGACAACGCGTCGATGATGGAGGCGTTCATGGCCTCCGCCGACCTCCCGGCCTTCCCGTGGGGGGCGgcctccaccccgccgccgccgccgccgcctcaccaccaccaccaacagcagcagcagcaggtcctgccgccgcctgcagcagctccggcggcggcggcgttcaaCCAGGACAcgctgcagcagcggctgcAGTCGATCATCGAGGGGTCTCGGGAGACGTGGACGTACGCCATCTTCTGGCAGTCCTCCATCGACGTCTCCACCGGCGCCTCCCTCCTCGGCTGGGGCGACGGCTACTACAAGGGCTGCGACGACGACAAGCGCAAGCAGCGCTcctccacccccgccgccgccgccgagcaggaGCACCGCAAGCGCGTCCTCCGCGAGCTCAACTCCCTCATCGCCGGCGCAGGCGCCGCCCCCGACGAggccgtcgaggaggaggtcacCGACACCGAGTGGTTCTTCCTCGTCTCCATGACCCAATCCTTCCCCAACGGCCTCGGCCTCCCCGGCCAGGCCCTCTTCGCCGCCCAGCCCACCTGGATCGCCACCGGCTTGTCCTCCGCCCCCTGTGACCGCGCCAGGCAGGCCTACACCTTCGGCCTCCGCACCATGGTCTGCCTCCCCCTCGCCACCGGCGTCCTCGAGCTCGGCTCCACCGACGTCATCTTCCAGACCGGGGACAGCATCCCCAGGATCCGCGCCCTCTTCAacctcagcgccgccgccgcctcctcctggcCCCCCcaccccgacgccgcctccgccgatccCTCCGTGCTCTGGCTCGCCGACGCGCCCCCCATGGACATGAAGGACTCCATCTCCGCCGCAGACATCTCCGTCTCCAAGccaccacccccgccgccgcaccagaTCCAGCACTTCGAGAACGGGAGCACCAGCACGCTCACGGAGAATCCCAGCCCGTCGGTGCACGCGCCGACGCCCTCGCAGCCAGCCGCGCCGccccagcggcagcagcagcagcagcagagcagcCAGGCTCAGCAGGGCCCCTTCCGCCGGGAGCTCAACTTCTCCGACTTCGCGTccaacggcggcgccgcggccccGCCTTTCTTCAAGCCCGAGACCGGCGAGATCCTAAACTTCCGCAACGACAGCAGCAGTGGCCGGAGGAatccgtcgccggcgcccccggccgccaccgccagcatCACCACCGCGCCGGGGAGCCTGTTCTCGCAGCACACGCCgacgctgacggcggcggcgaacgacgCCAAGAGCAACAACCAGAAGAGGTCCATGGAGGCCACCTCCCGCGCCAGCAACACCAACAAccacccggcggcgacggcgaacgagGGGATGCTGTCCTtctcgtcggcgccgacgacgcggcCGTCGACGGGGACGGGCGCCCCGGCCAAGTCGGAGTCGGACCACTCGGACCTGGAGGCGTCGGTGCGGGAGGTGGAGAGCAGCCgcgtggtggcgccgccgccggaggcggagaAGCGGCCGCGGAAGCGCGGGCGGAAGCCGGCGAACGGGCGGGAGGAGCCGCTGAACCACGTggaggcggagcggcagcggcgggagaaGCTCAACCAGCGCTTCTACGCGCTGCGCGCCGTGGTGCCCAACGTGTCCAAGATGGACAAGGCGTCGCTGCTGGGCGACGCCATCTCCTACATCAACGAGCTCCGGGGGAAGCTCACGGCGCTGGAGACGGACAAGGAGACGCTGCAGTCGCAGATGGAGTCGCTCAAGAAGGAGCGGgacgcgcggccgccggcgccgtcgggcggcggcggagacggcggggCGCGGTGCCACGCGGTGGAGATCGAGGCCAAGATCCTTGGGCTGGAGGCCATGATCCGCGTGCAGTGCCACAAGCGGAACCACCCGGCGGCGCGGCTGATGACGGCGCTGCGGGAGCTGGACCTGGACGTGTACCATGCCAGCGTCTCCGTGGTCAAGGACCTCATGATCCAGCAGGTGGCCGTCAAGATGGCCAGCCGCGTCTACTCGCAGGACCAGCTCAACGCCGCGCTCTACACCCGCATCGCCGAGCCTGGCACCGCTGCCCGGTAACTCAACTCTAGCGAGGAAACCCAATCGATATACTCTCTACTCTCCCCAAGCCGGCGTAGCCATGGCCAGAGCTTCAGGAATGCCAAGAAGACGACGAGACGATGATCAAATCATGTTGTTGTtgtaaaattaagtttaaagaTCTGTGTTAGGATTGATGGATGGAGAGGATGATTGATATCAACTCGCAACtcaagctgaagctgctgctgctgatcgtCGTCTTGTTTTTGATACTGATAGCAGCGGTTGgtatttcttttcttcctttctttgttagcaggaaggaaggaagggaggAAAGAAATCATCGGCGATATGTTGGTCCTTGTTAATTACTAAACCTAAATATGATAGACTTTGTATATAGGATTTGGTATTGTACCATCATCATGCCAATGAAcaagggaggaaggaaggaataCAACATGTTGTGGTGTTTTTGAtctcgtaaaaaaaataaaaaatgcaatgGATATGCTCTTTTTTTGCTTGATCAATCAACTCTATTATCTCATCAGCACTTTAATGTTTAGCAACTGCAAGCAAGGAGATGAGGAGGAAtggtggttggttggttggatgGATAGTTATTCATCCTGTTCATGTCCTGCCATAGCCCGTAATGATCCATCTCTTCTTCAACGGAGAGCAGCACGGAGAAGACGACCTGCACACACATGATGGGGACATGGTCTTGCAGCACATGTGAGTTGGGTGGGTAGATCTCGCCATCACAAACAGGCAGTAGCACAGTACGATTAGCGACCGAGGGAGAACTGAGAAGCAAGCAAAAAGCAAAGTAGGAGCTGCTCTTCTTGGCTTGGCAGCACAAAAACGAAACAGACCAAAACAAAGCTGGATGTGCGTGTGAATGATTGATCATCAAAGCTAGGtttagggcacccgcaatggttatctataggctctctacaagatattcatgtcagcatattttcctacatgaaagagattaaatgaagagagagcaaatctatctactaacctggagatagtctatagaaaaAAGAGATAatgcattagagagctatagatatccATGTaaacatactattgaggtggtttattattaatttagtctattactgagatatacatgttttatagagagcattTTTATAGAGAGCATGTTAGTGATGAGAGATGAAATGAACGTGGACATGAAGGACATGGCAGGCCAGGACCAACCAACCAGCCCACCTCATCCATCCAACAAAACAAAGCAAATCAAACGCAACAAGAGAGATACTGTACTAGTACAGCAAAATAAtgataattgattttttaatttGGTCCGTGGGATGGGGCAGAAAAATGCGTGGGTGGCGTGCGGCTTTTGTTATCGCGCATGTGACTCGTGAACAAACGGGCCATCGGTGTCGACAAAAGTAAGTATCTGGCCCCAGCTCGCTCACTCATCACTATTCGCTCTAATCTCCACATGCGTTTCAACATGTCTTGCTCCAGTAGctccttttcttatttttattttttaaaaattctttGCCTGTTGAATTCTCGTAAGCAAACAGCAAAGACTAGAAAACTCCTGTTGTTTATGCTTGTTTCGGGTTGATGATTACGCACGTTTTCGttaacagtaaaattaaacAAGTAATTAATACTAATTCTCTCAAATAACAAGCACCAGTGGTCTAGTGGTAGAATAGTACCCTGCCACGGTACAGACCCGGGTTCGATTCCCGGCTGGTGCAAATTCATCTTTTTTGCCACGATTTCAGTACAAGCTTCGCTCAATTATTGGTATGAGCATGTGACAATCAGCTAATCTTGTCTGCTTCCATCTCCAGAAAAGAAAGCCGCCATCAATTTGGCACCCACTGTTGATGCCAGACTGATATCTTTGTAAAGAAAGACGGTTAGTGTATTAAAATCCTATAAATTCGTTTAGACTTTTTTGGATTAGCATTTCAGCATGACATTGACTGGTACCCCTAAATGTCAACCGACAACCGGCACAATTTGATTAAGCATCCATCAATTCATTTCTCTCTTCTAAAAAGGAGAAGGCAAACCGCACCCAAAATGAATCGATACACATTTTCAGCTTGCATATTCTATGGACAGGTATGTTAcagtgtaaaaaaaaacaaaacaacagtATGCTTTACATTCTCAAGAAACTAGCATGAACTCGACCTCTATGTAATGGAAAACTGTACAGGCTATGTACTGGCACTGCAACGCAGGCCTCCTGCCCCAAGTTGCGAGTAATGTATGGGTGAAACTGTATTTTGCTGTTGTAGCAAGTCCCCTTTGTGGCGCTCTGGCCTGTGTGAGAAATTGCTAGGCCAACCAAGCCAAAGAATAAAACTTGAAATGATCACACCGCTAATGATCTGAGCTTAACGTGGTTCATTTCGCACGCTATGAATGCTGATAAGAATGCCGCCCACTGGGATTTGCAGGAGCCGATGGTAGCGCTGGAGCTGTAGAAGGTAGCCGGACCAAGGCAGGCTGAGGTGGTGGTGCAGTAAGGGCGTAGGTCAGTCTTGACGATGAGCTCTCAATGAGCCCTGCAACTCCAGCAGCAGAAGACTGTGCATTGGATGGGAGGAATAAATCGTGCTTCTGGTCCTTGTAAGCACTCCATACCTAAGAAAGAACACATTGTTATTTTACTCACGTCTAGTGCTCATTTTCATTTAGTGCTGTTACTTCTAATGATCCCAACTTCGAATATGAACTACGGAGTACTCGAGATGGATGAACTCATCAGTAAGTTACTTACATCAGAAGAATTCAGAATTTCACGAACTTTAGCACAGTGTGCGCCTTCTGTTGCAAAAGCATGAAGCACCTGcataatttaagaaaaaaaaatataaaacaaggGGCCAGCAGACGTACAAGCAGAAGAGGCCAAATCAAACTAccaaaacacatcatttaaccACAATGAGATAAAACAATTGCATCCTCTTTTAACCATTCATCAAAATATCATATCTATGCCCTGAAAACCCTTGTTTTTTCATTCTAAATTtaatttatgaaattatttctcAAAAGCTTCATGCATTTTCAGGTTTTCAATCTTTCAGGGCTAGTGTAAACTCCTGGTTTAGTTTGATGGATACAAGTCAGTCCATCTAGGTACTGAAAACAAGCATAAAAGGATGACTGGTTCTTAGTTAAGGACACTTCCTAACTTATGGCTATCATCTGCCTAAATAACATATATGATCAATTCAACTTTGTTTTGATTGCACCAAGCTGATGCGGAAGTCCCATGATAACTGAGAAAAATGGCTTAAGACGGTGCTTACCTCCACTGCCAAAACACGCCCAATTGAAGCCTCTGATTCATTCCACTTCATTTGGTTACACAGTCCCTGCCTGCCACCAGCTCGCCAATCAAGAATACCAAGCAGTACTTCAACAAGGCCAACCCTGTTTTCAATCATAGTTGATGAATATGTGTTAATTTTTTGCAAGACACATGATTCCATGCAAAAACTAGAATGAATGAACGTAAGCCTTGTTATCATTTGTTTTGCCTCAGAAGGACTGAACACATCAGAAATGCTGATTTAATTTAAACAAAAGATTACTAGCTTTTCCATTTTCACTCAGCAGAAATAAAAAGAGATTCAGTACAATAGAATTTCTTTGGTCATGTTAGAAGTAcagaaacctttttttttttttggagagatCCTACATAGTGCCAAAATTTTCGTGTTAAAATCAAACAACATTGATTCCTTAAGTTATCCCTACATATGTATGATTTGAACAGCTTACTTTAGCCCCTGTGCAACAAGTGCATCTCTAGCCCGATTGCCAGCACCAACAACACGCTTTAGTGTCTCTAGTGCCAGTATACTTCCACCTTGCCATCCAATTGCTTTCATAAGCAATGGAACAACCTGCAAACAGTTGAAGCAAGAAAATATTTAGGTAGGTCTTTATATGCCATTCATGAAATAATGTGCTATGCGTCAATTGGATAGGACTTCATTTTTGGTTTCTCCTCCAATCAATTGTGAGAAAAGAGAAGTAACAAGTTATTGGAAGTCAATATTCAAAAGACCTTGACTAATAAAGACATTGAAATAGAGCCACAATGACTATTCAAAGTTGTAGGTTTTGCACTAAATCAATAAATCATTCAAGAAATGGAATCTTCTCAGGCCAAAACATTTGAACACTACAGGGCCAAATGTAATAATTACATTGCCATGAATGCATTCTAGATGACCAGGTTCACACTAAACTTAAGTGCCATCATGTCACTAAAAACTGTACTAAGTCAAACCACAAACCATACTGTTGGATAAGCAAAGAAATTagtgtgtaaaaaaaaaatcaatacgcAAGTACCAAGAAAattaaaacagaaaaaagaagggTTGCAATTCAATACCTGAGGAGTTCCTGCACTTGTGGCTGCCATAGCTTCTGCACAAGTAGTGCTGGAAGCCAGCTGATGCAGCACTCGCAAACAACTAAGCCGGACACGTTCTTGTGGAGTCTGCACGGTAGAGTCCGCC
The sequence above is drawn from the Oryza glaberrima chromosome 10, OglaRS2, whole genome shotgun sequence genome and encodes:
- the LOC127752573 gene encoding transcription factor MYC2, with amino-acid sequence MNLWTDDNASMMEAFMASADLPAFPWGAASTPPPPPPPHHHHQQQQQQVLPPPAAAPAAAAFNQDTLQQRLQSIIEGSRETWTYAIFWQSSIDVSTGASLLGWGDGYYKGCDDDKRKQRSSTPAAAAEQEHRKRVLRELNSLIAGAGAAPDEAVEEEVTDTEWFFLVSMTQSFPNGLGLPGQALFAAQPTWIATGLSSAPCDRARQAYTFGLRTMVCLPLATGVLELGSTDVIFQTGDSIPRIRALFNLSAAAASSWPPHPDAASADPSVLWLADAPPMDMKDSISAADISVSKPPPPPPHQIQHFENGSTSTLTENPSPSVHAPTPSQPAAPPQRQQQQQQSSQAQQGPFRRELNFSDFASNGGAAAPPFFKPETGEILNFRNDSSSGRRNPSPAPPAATASITTAPGSLFSQHTPTLTAAANDAKSNNQKRSMEATSRASNTNNHPAATANEGMLSFSSAPTTRPSTGTGAPAKSESDHSDLEASVREVESSRVVAPPPEAEKRPRKRGRKPANGREEPLNHVEAERQRREKLNQRFYALRAVVPNVSKMDKASLLGDAISYINELRGKLTALETDKETLQSQMESLKKERDARPPAPSGGGGDGGARCHAVEIEAKILGLEAMIRVQCHKRNHPAARLMTALRELDLDVYHASVSVVKDLMIQQVAVKMASRVYSQDQLNAALYTRIAEPGTAAR